Sequence from the Prosthecobacter debontii genome:
TGCGAGGCATAAGCACAACTGATGGCTTCATCTCGTCGGTGAATCGGCAGCGATTTTGCAGAGGGGGCGTGATGAGTGACGACGATAGTTTTTCGAGGGTCGTGCCTCTGTAGAAAGTCTTCGAGACGACGAACGGATTCCAGATGAATGGCGCGTGTGTCTCGAGGCGATAGCTTTCTATAACTGTGGTTGGATAGCCGGACTCGTTTATAGTCATTCATCTGGAGTTGGGCTTCGATAGCGCCATTTTCCCAAGCTCCTTGGAGTGCCAGATTTGTCCAAAGGGTGCAGGCATAGATGTGCCAACCTTGGATTTCGAAACTGTCGTTTTCGAGCACATGAATGTTTGTGCCCTGAGTGGCGTCGTTGAGGCGCTCCGTTACCCGTGGG
This genomic interval carries:
- a CDS encoding metallophosphoesterase, whose amino-acid sequence is MRIHLLSDLHREFGPTDIPAVDCDLIILAGDISTKQSALPWIQDFSRGIPTVYICGNHEFYGDKLPRVTERLNDATQGTNIHVLENDSFEIQGWHIYACTLWTNLALQGAWENGAIEAQLQMNDYKRVRLSNHSYRKLSPRDTRAIHLESVRRLEDFLQRHDPRKTIVVTHHAPSAKSLPIHRRDEAISCAYASHLDEFILTHQPKLWVHGHIHHSQDYKIGETRIVANPQGYPDSPNPHFQADLTIEL